Proteins encoded together in one Planctomyces sp. SH-PL14 window:
- a CDS encoding ester cyclase, translating into MDRSNEVVATAVRWFEEVWNQRRKETIDELLDESSVCHAEGGPVVGPEGFRQRMYTPFLAAIPDLFVTVEDAVAEGTQAVVRWSASGTLCGPELGIRPARQAVALRGITWIHVRNGKLGEGWQYSNLGEVLASLAQSTM; encoded by the coding sequence ATGGATCGATCGAACGAAGTCGTGGCGACGGCGGTCCGGTGGTTCGAAGAGGTCTGGAACCAGCGGCGGAAGGAGACCATTGACGAACTGCTGGACGAGTCCAGCGTCTGTCACGCCGAAGGGGGGCCGGTCGTCGGTCCCGAGGGGTTCCGTCAGCGGATGTACACGCCGTTTCTCGCGGCGATCCCCGATCTGTTCGTGACGGTCGAGGACGCCGTCGCGGAGGGGACCCAGGCGGTGGTCCGCTGGTCGGCCTCCGGAACGCTCTGCGGCCCCGAGCTCGGCATCCGCCCCGCGCGGCAGGCGGTGGCGCTCCGCGGTATCACGTGGATCCACGTCCGCAACGGCAAGCTGGGCGAAGGCTGGCAGTATTCGAACCTCGGCGAGGTCCTGGCCTCCCTGGCCCAGTCGACGATGTGA
- a CDS encoding serine/threonine-protein kinase: MSIGEIKADDLLGLVGRELGGRYRLDQFIDRGGFGAVYRGLDKRLNQPVAVKVGLSNREFMREARLAAEVRHDNIVHVTDFGDDNGLAYLVMEFLEGENLEVLFKSQGNQLSLEQLRKLVRQVGAALAHAHGERLIHRDLKPRNIILKRSTSKSGTSLAAGKFVLLDFGIAAKLDATGTQRNRTRDGAGTVEYMAPELLTSSPQTTPQSDIYGFGTILYQMMTGRVPFPQKDNSHLALATCLHAIATEPPPPFSAIAPHRPYSAELQALVLQCLEKDPAKRPQSVIDLVEQFRAACPATVSATAIPFLDDDEEEDAISRPGLPPEPSDPGIFDHWTWLVTAAACAVILAIAFWPPSVVPQGPPPPIPVAELTAKIGDDVVDLAKAPLSLLPGDIARVTFRFDNLPPDAAPLFEAPEVPQGVKIESEQGVGNAEAQTYTISVPDPNVTLPPEAAITFRGRTASGVDPIEIVTRLDLRPPVAWLPESLKSLGFSLAKPPQLCRIDKEFFPTVLSREVAGKTVRFRLVPERTVGQRRVRTFYVMEGLVTNRMFYAYAQDQPQRPWKPAGSKDRSSELNDDDPVTDIVPLDAHGFAQWIGGKGATLPTTTEWDISSGYYELLEALERVANVTSREIPSGTFEAFRKKPVPVRDLNYTVLYGMGPDDNEVYVPDGGRLTESSPFGCRYPRSAAGLPITELTGTLLANTILTDLQRVAAQSEVTGLYRILVRGVGERPTSDQRFRWAIRDGETVTIVPTEDFDRVDPVVLAGNTITSGEDFGFRVVLHTADAPP, from the coding sequence ATGTCCATCGGCGAGATCAAAGCAGACGACCTTCTCGGTCTCGTCGGACGGGAACTCGGGGGACGCTATCGCCTCGACCAGTTCATCGACCGCGGCGGCTTCGGCGCCGTCTACCGCGGACTCGACAAACGACTCAACCAGCCCGTCGCCGTCAAAGTCGGCCTCTCCAACCGCGAGTTCATGCGCGAGGCCCGCCTCGCCGCCGAGGTCCGGCACGACAACATCGTCCACGTCACCGACTTCGGCGACGACAACGGCCTCGCCTACCTCGTCATGGAGTTCCTCGAAGGGGAAAACCTCGAGGTCCTCTTCAAGTCCCAGGGAAACCAGCTCTCCCTCGAACAGCTCCGCAAACTCGTCCGCCAGGTCGGAGCCGCCCTCGCCCACGCCCACGGCGAACGGCTCATCCACCGCGACCTCAAGCCGCGGAACATCATCCTCAAACGGTCCACCTCCAAAAGCGGCACCTCCCTCGCCGCCGGAAAGTTCGTCCTCCTCGACTTCGGGATCGCGGCCAAGCTCGACGCCACAGGAACCCAGCGGAACCGGACCCGCGACGGCGCCGGGACCGTCGAGTACATGGCCCCGGAGCTGCTCACCTCCTCCCCCCAGACCACGCCGCAGTCCGACATCTACGGCTTCGGCACGATCCTCTACCAGATGATGACGGGCCGGGTCCCGTTCCCGCAGAAAGACAACTCGCACCTCGCGCTCGCGACCTGCCTCCACGCCATCGCGACCGAGCCTCCTCCCCCGTTCTCCGCCATCGCTCCCCATCGGCCCTACTCGGCGGAGCTCCAGGCGCTCGTCCTGCAGTGCCTCGAGAAGGACCCGGCCAAGCGCCCGCAGTCGGTCATCGACCTTGTCGAACAGTTCCGGGCCGCCTGCCCCGCCACGGTCTCGGCGACCGCGATTCCTTTCCTCGACGACGACGAGGAGGAAGACGCCATCAGTCGACCGGGACTCCCCCCCGAGCCGTCCGACCCCGGGATCTTCGACCACTGGACCTGGCTCGTCACGGCGGCGGCCTGCGCGGTGATCCTGGCGATCGCCTTCTGGCCTCCGTCGGTTGTCCCTCAAGGACCTCCGCCGCCGATACCGGTGGCGGAACTGACCGCGAAGATCGGCGACGACGTTGTCGACCTCGCCAAGGCCCCGCTGTCGCTCCTGCCCGGCGACATCGCCCGCGTCACCTTCCGCTTCGACAACCTCCCTCCGGACGCCGCGCCGCTCTTTGAAGCTCCCGAAGTGCCGCAGGGGGTCAAGATCGAGTCCGAGCAGGGCGTCGGCAACGCGGAGGCGCAGACCTACACCATCAGCGTCCCCGACCCGAACGTGACGCTTCCGCCGGAAGCGGCCATCACGTTCCGCGGCCGGACCGCCTCCGGAGTCGACCCGATCGAGATCGTGACCCGCCTCGACCTCAGGCCGCCGGTTGCATGGCTTCCCGAATCGCTCAAGTCGCTCGGGTTCTCCCTCGCCAAGCCGCCGCAGCTCTGCCGGATCGACAAGGAGTTCTTCCCGACCGTCCTGAGCCGCGAGGTTGCCGGAAAGACAGTCCGGTTCCGTCTCGTCCCCGAGCGGACCGTCGGACAGCGTCGAGTCCGGACCTTCTACGTCATGGAAGGGCTCGTGACGAACCGGATGTTCTACGCCTACGCCCAGGACCAACCGCAGCGGCCGTGGAAGCCCGCAGGGTCCAAGGATCGGAGCAGCGAACTCAACGACGACGACCCGGTGACCGACATCGTTCCGCTCGACGCCCACGGCTTCGCGCAATGGATCGGCGGAAAGGGCGCGACGTTGCCGACGACGACCGAGTGGGACATCTCGTCCGGCTACTATGAGCTCCTGGAGGCTCTCGAACGGGTCGCCAACGTGACCTCCCGCGAGATTCCGTCCGGAACATTCGAGGCGTTCCGGAAGAAGCCGGTTCCGGTGCGGGACCTCAACTACACGGTTCTTTACGGCATGGGGCCCGACGACAACGAGGTCTACGTGCCGGACGGCGGGCGTCTGACGGAGAGCTCCCCCTTCGGATGCCGCTATCCGCGCAGTGCCGCGGGACTGCCGATTACTGAACTGACGGGCACGCTGCTCGCCAACACGATCCTGACGGACCTCCAGCGCGTCGCCGCGCAGTCGGAGGTCACCGGCCTCTACCGGATCCTGGTCCGCGGCGTCGGTGAACGCCCCACGAGCGATCAGCGCTTCCGCTGGGCCATCCGCGACGGCGAGACCGTGACGATCGTCCCGACCGAGGACTTCGACCGGGTCGATCCCGTGGTCCTCGCCGGGAATACGATCACCTCCGGCGAGGACTTCGGCTTCCGGGTGGTCCTGCACACGGCGGACGCGCCCCCCTGA
- a CDS encoding lactonase family protein, with the protein MPNAVKLASCLIDLQPHPHNQVALMLRPRRVLALLASAILSALGPAAFAGETMRVYIGTYTQRDSKGIYLLELDLETGALSDKGLVGEARNPSFLAIHPDRKHLYSVNEVSDIGEKKVGGVTAFEIDADSGKLKELNGQPSGGAGPCYVAIDRSGKNVLVANYGGGSVASLPIDADGKLKPAKSVIQHEGSSVDKSRQKGPHAHSINVSPDNEFAIAADLGLDKLLVYRLDADRGTLTPNEPPSTSTVAGGGPRHFAFHPNGKFAYTNLEMSLEVTALLYHPQAGVLAGIQTLSTVPEGTDRQGNSTAEVQVHPSGKFVYVSNRGHNTIAMFKVDPKSGMLTAIGHQSTEGRIPRNFGIDPSGKFLLAANQDSDDVVSFRIDAEKGTLTPVGSKVKVSAPVCVKFFPKD; encoded by the coding sequence ATGCCGAATGCTGTCAAACTCGCGTCCTGCCTGATCGACCTCCAGCCACATCCCCACAACCAGGTTGCCCTCATGCTTCGACCCCGCCGAGTCCTTGCCCTCCTCGCCTCGGCGATCCTGTCCGCCCTCGGCCCGGCCGCCTTCGCGGGAGAGACCATGCGCGTCTACATCGGCACCTACACCCAACGCGACAGCAAAGGGATCTACCTCCTCGAACTCGACCTCGAAACAGGGGCTCTGAGCGACAAGGGACTCGTCGGCGAAGCCCGCAACCCGTCGTTCCTGGCCATCCATCCCGACCGCAAACACCTCTACTCCGTCAACGAAGTCAGCGATATCGGCGAGAAGAAGGTCGGCGGCGTCACCGCCTTCGAAATCGACGCCGACAGCGGAAAGCTCAAGGAACTGAACGGCCAACCCTCCGGCGGAGCAGGGCCGTGCTACGTCGCCATCGACCGGTCGGGCAAGAACGTCCTCGTCGCCAACTACGGCGGCGGCAGCGTCGCCTCACTGCCGATCGACGCCGACGGCAAACTCAAGCCGGCAAAGAGCGTCATCCAGCACGAGGGCTCGAGCGTCGACAAGAGCCGCCAGAAGGGCCCCCACGCCCACTCGATCAACGTCTCGCCCGACAACGAGTTCGCCATCGCGGCGGACCTGGGCCTCGACAAGCTCCTCGTCTACCGGCTCGATGCCGACCGCGGCACGCTGACCCCCAACGAGCCCCCCTCGACCTCGACCGTCGCCGGCGGCGGGCCGCGGCACTTTGCCTTCCATCCCAACGGAAAGTTCGCCTACACGAACCTCGAGATGTCGCTCGAAGTGACGGCACTCCTCTACCACCCGCAGGCCGGCGTCCTGGCAGGAATCCAGACCCTTTCGACGGTTCCGGAAGGGACCGACCGGCAGGGGAACTCGACCGCCGAGGTCCAGGTCCATCCCTCCGGGAAGTTCGTCTACGTCTCGAACCGCGGCCACAACACGATCGCGATGTTCAAGGTCGATCCGAAGTCCGGCATGCTGACCGCGATCGGCCACCAGTCGACCGAGGGACGGATTCCGCGGAACTTCGGAATCGACCCGAGCGGAAAGTTCCTGCTGGCGGCGAACCAGGACTCGGACGACGTCGTGTCGTTCCGGATCGACGCCGAGAAGGGGACCCTGACGCCGGTCGGAAGCAAGGTGAAGGTCAGCGCTCCGGTCTGCGTGAAGTTCTTCCCGAAGGACTGA
- a CDS encoding Gfo/Idh/MocA family protein — protein MPAPPISSRRDFLGAAGAWGASMMAGLASADSVPLAPPDKQPVDVAIPEKPEKTVGWAIVGLGKLALEEILPAFGRSRLSRVTALVSGHPDKAKKVADVYGVPESGIYNYETYDRLADNPDVDAIYIVLPNSMHAEYTIRGFQAKKHVLCEKPMAANVAECEAMIAAGREAERKLMIAYRLRYEPFNKKVIELCRSEELGPIQSFSASNCQVVEAPNIRLSGELAGGPLGDIGVYCLNAARYCLDAEPIEVSAFAHQPETDPRFREVPAAVSFAMKFPGGVLATCDCSFNASESRRYRVQCQKGFIDLENAFSYEGQILTVASDKRRAQLQIAPVDHFAAEMDHFSECILGGNEPRTPGEEGLKDMKVMAAIETAAKSGRVERVCS, from the coding sequence ATGCCTGCGCCGCCCATTTCCTCCCGCCGTGATTTCCTGGGGGCCGCTGGCGCGTGGGGGGCCAGCATGATGGCGGGTCTCGCATCCGCCGATTCGGTCCCCCTGGCCCCGCCGGACAAACAGCCGGTCGACGTCGCCATCCCGGAGAAACCGGAGAAGACCGTCGGCTGGGCGATCGTCGGACTGGGGAAACTGGCCCTGGAAGAGATCCTTCCCGCATTCGGACGGAGCCGGCTGTCGCGCGTCACCGCCCTCGTCAGCGGGCATCCGGACAAGGCGAAGAAGGTGGCCGACGTCTACGGAGTCCCTGAGTCAGGGATCTACAACTACGAGACCTACGACCGGCTGGCCGACAACCCCGACGTCGACGCGATCTACATCGTCCTCCCGAACAGCATGCATGCGGAGTACACGATCCGCGGCTTCCAGGCGAAGAAGCACGTCCTGTGCGAGAAGCCGATGGCGGCCAATGTCGCCGAGTGCGAGGCGATGATCGCCGCCGGGCGGGAGGCGGAGCGCAAACTCATGATCGCCTATCGGCTCCGGTACGAGCCGTTCAATAAGAAGGTGATCGAGCTGTGCCGCAGTGAAGAGCTGGGGCCGATCCAGTCGTTCTCCGCCAGCAACTGCCAGGTGGTCGAGGCGCCCAACATTCGCCTCAGTGGGGAACTCGCCGGAGGGCCGCTGGGGGATATCGGCGTCTACTGCCTCAACGCCGCCCGCTATTGCCTGGATGCGGAACCGATCGAGGTCTCGGCCTTCGCGCACCAGCCCGAAACCGATCCGCGGTTCCGCGAGGTTCCGGCGGCGGTGTCGTTTGCGATGAAGTTTCCAGGCGGCGTGCTGGCGACCTGCGATTGCAGCTTCAACGCGAGCGAAAGCCGTCGCTACCGGGTCCAGTGCCAGAAGGGCTTCATCGACCTCGAGAATGCTTTCAGCTACGAGGGACAGATCCTGACCGTCGCCTCAGATAAGCGCCGTGCCCAGCTCCAGATCGCGCCGGTCGATCACTTCGCAGCCGAAATGGACCACTTCTCCGAATGCATCCTGGGCGGAAACGAGCCGCGGACGCCTGGCGAAGAGGGGCTCAAGGACATGAAGGTCATGGCCGCGATCGAGACGGCAGCCAAGTCAGGACGGGTGGAACGCGTCTGCTCGTAG
- a CDS encoding H-X9-DG-CTERM domain-containing protein, whose amino-acid sequence MPSAFQFDCPHCQARLRARDRKNVGREMACPECGQPLLLKEADDGGILALAAKPAPRPRAVSSGRWPIRIVVGATILMCLGLLVFVLREQPAGTQAEVPRPPASDPAAPQDGVAAAPAPAPDPNEPEPAKRMRLLGEWLTDAFDGEGAFPLATEGLEDVTQENRLSWLARIARQSVADGTPPPSLTLPWNAPENDRFVRRRLPPFQISGLAAAGPDGYPAGHFVGVAGVGADGAALPKTHPRAGIFGWDRRTTEEDVRDGLSNTFLVLGREDHLHSWADGQHSIRPLTAEPYVRGPDGFGTGEPEGMHVLLADGSVKFLSSATAPVVFRRYAAMADGQTLDPMSPGDPLDAPAPVVPSSTSPPAMAAVGPGTPSAPAPGMPNAGLPADPPILPQLAPEVPMIDFERALAQRLREYRVPTPVPAEDVLYELQEIAAVPLDWSALDAENALDGKMLALSMQNTTVEALIDAVARELSAKVVRDRRAIRFVPLMAPSAN is encoded by the coding sequence ATGCCGTCGGCCTTTCAGTTCGATTGTCCCCACTGCCAGGCCCGCCTGCGGGCCCGCGACCGGAAGAACGTGGGACGCGAGATGGCCTGCCCGGAGTGCGGCCAGCCGCTCCTCCTGAAGGAAGCGGACGACGGAGGGATCCTGGCGCTGGCGGCCAAGCCGGCTCCCCGACCGCGGGCGGTCAGCTCCGGCCGCTGGCCGATCCGGATCGTGGTCGGCGCCACGATCCTGATGTGCCTCGGCCTCCTGGTCTTCGTCCTCCGTGAACAGCCCGCGGGGACTCAGGCGGAGGTCCCCCGCCCCCCGGCCTCCGATCCCGCGGCTCCCCAGGATGGCGTCGCGGCCGCCCCCGCCCCCGCTCCCGATCCCAACGAACCCGAGCCGGCCAAGCGGATGCGGCTGCTGGGGGAATGGCTGACCGACGCCTTCGATGGCGAAGGGGCGTTTCCGCTGGCGACGGAAGGGCTCGAAGACGTGACGCAGGAGAACCGGCTGAGCTGGCTGGCCCGGATTGCCCGGCAGTCGGTCGCCGATGGCACCCCCCCGCCTTCACTCACGCTGCCCTGGAACGCGCCGGAGAACGACCGCTTCGTCCGCCGGCGGCTTCCTCCCTTCCAGATTTCCGGCCTCGCCGCCGCCGGACCGGACGGATATCCGGCCGGACACTTCGTTGGTGTCGCCGGCGTCGGCGCCGACGGAGCCGCGCTTCCCAAGACGCATCCGCGGGCGGGGATCTTCGGCTGGGACCGGCGGACGACCGAAGAGGACGTGCGTGATGGACTGTCGAACACGTTCCTGGTCCTCGGCCGCGAAGACCACCTGCACTCCTGGGCGGACGGCCAGCACTCGATCCGCCCCCTGACGGCCGAGCCGTACGTCCGCGGACCCGACGGTTTCGGGACCGGCGAGCCGGAGGGGATGCACGTCCTGCTGGCCGACGGCAGCGTGAAGTTTCTGTCGTCGGCGACGGCCCCCGTGGTCTTCCGCCGCTACGCCGCGATGGCGGACGGCCAGACGCTCGACCCGATGAGCCCCGGTGACCCGCTCGATGCGCCGGCGCCCGTTGTCCCTTCCTCAACCTCCCCTCCCGCGATGGCGGCGGTCGGTCCCGGAACGCCTTCGGCTCCGGCTCCCGGGATGCCGAATGCCGGACTCCCGGCCGATCCTCCGATCCTGCCGCAGCTCGCCCCGGAAGTCCCGATGATCGACTTCGAGCGGGCCCTGGCGCAGCGGCTCCGGGAGTACCGGGTCCCGACGCCCGTGCCGGCGGAAGATGTGCTCTACGAGCTGCAGGAGATTGCCGCGGTCCCGCTCGACTGGTCGGCCCTGGATGCGGAGAACGCGCTGGACGGGAAGATGCTCGCCCTGTCGATGCAGAACACGACGGTCGAGGCCTTGATCGACGCCGTCGCCCGGGAACTGTCGGCCAAGGTGGTTCGGGACCGCCGCGCGATTCGATTCGTCCCGCTCATGGCTCCGTCGGCGAATTGA
- the ruvB gene encoding Holliday junction branch migration DNA helicase RuvB has protein sequence MPREKVFRGDDEQREEERAERPSLDLASLPAAAPFDPNDDRFDEALRPQRLDQVVGQKKVVDRVRIMLEATLKRGDTLGHLLLDGPPGIGKTTLATVIPRELGVECQIAAGPALAAPKDLLPYLTNASERSVLFIDEIHRLPAAVEEFLYPAMEDFRVDIALGEGLNARTINMQLKPFTVIGATTRAGMLTAPMRDRFVYREHLDYYENPDLVEIVQKNAKKLRSSITAEAAQEVARRSQGTPRKANNILLRTRDFATLRHAEGTITTEIAADALEMLEIDALGLERQDRRYLETVIRVFNGGPAGLNAIAHSISIPPDTLEDDVEPFLLRAGLIQRTPRGRIVTPDGYRHLGLRSASPLPTSSPTMG, from the coding sequence ATGCCGCGCGAGAAGGTTTTTCGGGGAGATGACGAGCAGCGCGAGGAGGAGAGAGCCGAGCGGCCCTCCCTGGACCTGGCTTCGCTCCCCGCCGCGGCCCCCTTCGATCCCAACGACGACCGGTTCGACGAAGCGCTCCGTCCCCAGCGGCTCGACCAGGTGGTCGGCCAGAAGAAAGTCGTCGACCGCGTCCGGATCATGCTCGAGGCGACGCTCAAACGGGGCGACACCCTCGGCCACCTGCTGCTCGACGGCCCGCCGGGAATCGGCAAGACCACGCTGGCAACCGTCATCCCCCGCGAACTCGGCGTCGAGTGCCAGATCGCGGCCGGCCCGGCGCTCGCCGCCCCCAAGGACCTGCTCCCCTACCTGACGAACGCCTCGGAACGGTCGGTCCTCTTCATCGATGAGATCCACCGCCTGCCTGCTGCAGTCGAGGAGTTTCTGTATCCGGCGATGGAAGACTTCCGCGTCGACATCGCGCTCGGCGAAGGACTGAACGCCCGCACGATCAACATGCAGCTCAAGCCGTTCACGGTCATCGGGGCGACGACCCGGGCCGGGATGCTGACCGCCCCCATGCGAGACCGGTTCGTGTACCGGGAGCATCTCGACTACTACGAGAACCCGGACCTCGTCGAGATCGTCCAGAAGAACGCCAAGAAGCTGCGGAGCTCCATCACCGCGGAGGCGGCCCAGGAGGTCGCCCGCCGCAGCCAGGGGACCCCGCGGAAGGCGAACAACATCCTCCTCCGGACCCGGGACTTCGCGACGCTCCGCCACGCCGAGGGGACGATCACGACCGAGATCGCCGCCGACGCGCTCGAGATGCTGGAGATCGACGCCCTGGGACTCGAGCGGCAGGACCGCCGCTACCTGGAGACGGTGATCCGGGTCTTCAACGGCGGCCCGGCGGGGCTCAACGCCATCGCCCACAGCATCAGCATCCCGCCCGACACGCTCGAAGATGACGTCGAGCCGTTCCTGCTGCGGGCCGGCCTGATCCAGCGGACTCCCCGCGGCCGGATCGTGACGCCGGACGGATATCGGCACCTCGGCCTCAGGTCGGCTTCCCCTCTACCGACCTCTTCCCCGACAATGGGTTAG
- a CDS encoding NAD-dependent epimerase, translated as MRKVLVTGAAGFIGFHVARAFLRRGEEVIGLDNLNPYYSVDLKRDRVRLLEDQQRSAGQGRFEFVPLDLADQPGMTRLFDERRFDCVVNLAAQAGVRYSLENPQAYTSSNVTGFTNILEGCRRTEVGHLVYASSSSVYGANTRMPFSVGDTVDHPLSLYAATKKANELMAHAYSHLFRLPTTGLRFFTVYGPWGRPDMAMWLFTRAILAGEPIQVFNGGQMRRDFTYVDDIVEAIVRVTDRIPQPDPEWSGADPDPATSSAPYRLYNIGNNRPVELGYVIETLEACLGRKAIRNLLPMQAGDVPETCADVDDLMRDVGFRPDTPIEVGIARFVEWYREYHKV; from the coding sequence GTGCGGAAGGTTCTGGTCACCGGCGCGGCAGGATTCATCGGCTTCCACGTCGCTCGGGCGTTCCTGCGGCGCGGCGAAGAGGTGATCGGGCTCGACAACCTCAATCCGTACTACTCCGTCGACCTCAAGCGGGACCGGGTCCGTCTCCTGGAGGACCAGCAGCGCTCGGCGGGGCAGGGCCGTTTCGAGTTCGTCCCGCTCGACCTGGCCGATCAGCCGGGGATGACCCGCCTGTTTGACGAGCGGCGCTTCGACTGCGTGGTGAACCTCGCCGCGCAGGCCGGGGTGCGGTATTCGCTCGAGAATCCGCAGGCCTACACGTCCAGCAACGTCACCGGGTTTACGAACATCCTGGAGGGGTGTCGACGGACCGAGGTCGGCCATCTGGTGTATGCCTCGTCGAGCTCCGTTTATGGCGCGAACACGCGGATGCCGTTCTCAGTCGGAGACACGGTCGACCATCCGCTGAGCCTCTATGCGGCGACCAAGAAGGCCAACGAGCTGATGGCTCACGCCTACAGCCACCTGTTTCGGCTGCCGACGACGGGGCTGCGGTTCTTTACGGTCTATGGGCCGTGGGGCCGTCCGGACATGGCGATGTGGCTCTTCACCAGGGCGATCCTGGCGGGAGAGCCGATCCAGGTCTTCAACGGGGGCCAGATGCGGCGGGACTTTACCTACGTGGACGACATCGTTGAGGCGATTGTCCGAGTGACGGATCGGATCCCGCAGCCTGATCCGGAGTGGTCTGGCGCCGATCCCGATCCGGCGACGAGTTCCGCGCCGTACCGGCTTTACAACATCGGGAACAATCGTCCTGTCGAGCTGGGGTACGTGATCGAGACGCTGGAAGCGTGTCTGGGTCGGAAGGCGATTCGGAACCTGTTGCCGATGCAGGCGGGGGATGTTCCGGAGACGTGTGCGGATGTGGATGATCTGATGCGGGATGTCGGGTTTCGTCCGGACACGCCGATTGAGGTGGGCATCGCGCGGTTTGTGGAGTGGTATCGCGAGTACCACAAAGTCTGA
- a CDS encoding transcriptional regulator, with protein MNPRPRFPDLLDDDVPRELIELGKRIATLPEELYAGFNEPFVQTVEATRRRKRVLSLVQETLSQLRLDVKYLLFDLEVTRRERDELRRQVDEMQAGDAGF; from the coding sequence ATGAATCCTCGCCCACGTTTTCCGGACCTTCTCGACGATGATGTTCCCCGGGAACTCATCGAGTTGGGGAAGCGCATTGCGACGCTGCCGGAGGAGTTGTACGCCGGGTTCAACGAGCCGTTCGTTCAGACCGTTGAGGCGACGCGGCGGCGGAAGCGGGTGCTGAGTCTGGTGCAGGAGACGTTGTCGCAGTTGCGGCTGGACGTGAAGTACCTGCTGTTCGACCTGGAAGTGACCCGCCGTGAGCGGGACGAGCTCCGTCGTCAGGTGGATGAAATGCAGGCGGGCGACGCCGGGTTCTGA